From Crocosphaera subtropica ATCC 51142, one genomic window encodes:
- a CDS encoding zeta toxin family protein, with amino-acid sequence MPNVYVIGGANGSGKTTVARILLPNFLDVFEYVNADEIAAGLSPFNPESVAMQAGRLMLDRLDTLVQERADFAFETTLAARNFARFLRKCKAHGYTINLIYFWLQTPELAIERVIRRVESGGHNIPLEVIRRRYERGQRNLTQLYLPLCDRWIVYDNSRNNPQLIAECPLNKPAIIYQPFIWQQITKESNG; translated from the coding sequence ATGCCGAATGTGTATGTAATTGGTGGGGCTAATGGGTCAGGGAAAACCACCGTTGCTCGGATATTATTACCCAACTTCCTTGACGTTTTTGAATACGTCAATGCCGATGAAATTGCTGCCGGACTGTCTCCTTTTAATCCTGAATCGGTAGCTATGCAAGCAGGACGGTTAATGTTAGACCGTTTAGATACTCTAGTTCAAGAGAGAGCGGATTTTGCCTTTGAAACCACCTTGGCTGCTCGGAACTTTGCCCGTTTTTTGAGAAAATGTAAAGCTCACGGATACACCATCAACTTGATTTATTTTTGGTTACAAACCCCTGAATTAGCCATAGAGAGGGTAATAAGACGAGTAGAAAGTGGCGGTCATAATATTCCCCTTGAAGTGATTCGTCGTCGCTATGAAAGAGGACAAAGAAACCTAACTCAGTTATATTTACCTCTGTGTGATAGATGGATTGTCTATGATAATTCTAGGAATAATCCCCAATTAATAGCTGAATGTCCACTTAACAAACCAGCAATTATTTATCAACCCTTTATCTGGCAACAAATAACCAAGGAAAGTAATGGCTAA
- a CDS encoding alpha/beta fold hydrolase has product MTNFNTTMHKTIDIDGLNIFYREAGNPNAPTLLLLHGFPTSSHMFRNLIPILADEFHLIAPDYPGFGASSMPRVDEFEYSFDKLAEILEKFTIRLNLQQYFLYLMDYGAPVGYRLATKYPEKVLGLIVQNGNAYEEGLRDFWQPLKAYWKDKTNENAQVLADNILTLEATKWQYTNGVRNVEAIAPDNWFHDQYLLDRPGNQEIQLELFYSYGTNPPLYPQWQEYFRSIQPPTLIVWGKGDYIFPEEGAHPYKRDLNNLEFHILGTGHFALEEDLEMIADYIRNFVRSNSSN; this is encoded by the coding sequence ATGACTAACTTCAATACAACCATGCACAAAACCATTGACATTGATGGACTCAATATTTTCTATCGAGAAGCAGGCAACCCAAATGCCCCTACCCTCCTCTTATTGCATGGATTTCCTACATCCTCTCATATGTTCCGTAACCTTATTCCCATTTTAGCCGACGAATTCCATCTGATTGCTCCCGATTATCCTGGGTTTGGGGCTAGTTCCATGCCTAGAGTTGATGAATTTGAATATAGCTTTGATAAATTGGCAGAGATTCTTGAAAAATTCACCATCAGATTGAATTTACAACAATACTTTCTCTATTTGATGGATTATGGCGCACCGGTTGGCTATCGTCTCGCCACTAAATATCCTGAAAAAGTATTAGGGTTAATTGTACAAAATGGTAATGCCTACGAAGAAGGGTTGCGAGATTTTTGGCAACCGCTTAAAGCTTACTGGAAAGATAAAACGAACGAAAATGCTCAAGTTTTGGCTGATAATATTCTCACCCTTGAAGCGACAAAGTGGCAATATACCAATGGGGTTCGCAATGTAGAGGCTATTGCTCCTGATAATTGGTTCCATGACCAATATTTACTAGATCGCCCTGGCAATCAAGAAATTCAATTAGAATTGTTCTACAGCTATGGTACTAATCCTCCTCTGTATCCACAATGGCAAGAGTATTTTCGCTCTATTCAACCTCCTACTCTGATTGTTTGGGGCAAAGGGGACTACATTTTCCCAGAAGAAGGGGCCCATCCTTACAAACGGGATCTTAACAATCTCGAATTTCATATTCTAGGTACCGGACACTTTGCACTCGAAGAGGATTTAGAGATGATTGCTGATTACATTCGTAACTTCGTTCGCTCCAATAGCTCTAATTAA